The bacterium DNA segment CGAGGTCGCCATGTCTAACCTCAAGCCCCACGCCAAGTGCCTCAAGTATTCCTCTTCCTATCTGATATTTGACGGGGTCGTAGCCGAAAAGAGCGAGATGCCCAGGCGCACTGCCCGGAGTTATGCCGTAGTCGATAGGAATCTGAAGTCCGCAAGAACTTTTGGAGGCAAGCTCATTAAGATTTGGCAAGTTAGCCACATCAAGTTCCGAAAAACCTTCCTCGTTGGTAGTACCTCCGAGACCATCTATAACCAGAAGAATCAGCTTCGTGTCGTTTTTCCTTATGAGACTTGGCGGTAAAAAGTTTTTCATCGTATGACCTCCTATTTTAGCTTAATTAATTGTGGGCAGGGGCAATGTCAATTGTTTTCACGCCGTAAAGGGATTGATGAGCAAACTAAGACATCGCTCGGCTGGGGGGAATTTACAAATTGTTTATTCTCGTGGGGGATTGGTTTTGTTTTTATTCCATCATCGAGTCGATATATGAAGCAGTACCCTTCTATTTGCTATCCGCCCTTCCGGGAACCTGTTATCACCGATTAAAACTGGCTCGGTGGTTTTTTTAGCAGGATTCCATATTCGTATGACATACGGTTTCGACTCCCCGAAGCCTTTTGCTCGCAAAGTAAGCTTGTGGTCTCGCATCCATTTGTCGAGTTCAGCATCTGATTTAAGCCCGAGCAAAAATCTCATGTATCGTCTAAGACGATTATACTCCCTTTCGGCGCGGAGTTTTGATATACGCAGGTTATCGTACTCGGGTCCTATGGAGTCAGTGTGTCCCTCAACAGTAGCTATGAGTTTGTATCTTCCGCCTTGAGCGCGATGAATAAGCTGTTTGGCGATGTATTCCATCCTTGATTCGAGGAATTTGCTGCGCGGTTTATCGGTGCTGAACATAAATATTATTATTACCAGTCCCTCTATTTTTCTGCTTAGTTCCTCGACCTCTATAGACAGCGTATCTGATTTCGCAAGAAGATAACCGCCTACCTTGTCCCACAATCGTAGTCTTATGAAGTATTTTTTCTTGAAATCGAGAAGGTGACCGGCATCATCCCGCCAATCCCACACTATTTTCTCAGGCACTTTATCCTTGCCCCGCGCAAGGTGTCTCACAATGTTGCCCCTCGAATTTATTACATCGAGTATAAAACTATCCACGCCCATCCCTGCTTCAACATCGAGCTTTATTAAATTCTCCCGTTCGCCCGCTATTTCGTAGTTTTCGAGAACCTTGTTTGCCTCAACGGGTCTGAAAACCAGCGCCTCCGCCGACGGAAATACCCGGACCTCGTTGGGATTGGCTGATGTGTCCACTCTGTAGTGGATAAGAACTCTTTCGTCAAGGTAGTTAGGCAATCTTTCACGCAGCCATTTGGCTGTGGTGGCTGCTCTCTCAAATGCAAGGTCCTCACCCTCTTTGGTGCGTGAATACGCCTCTGATATTATGTAAATCTCGTCGTTATTCTCGAGCATGCTCTTTATCGCTTCGACATATGCTGCAAGTTTCGAGAAGTCATCGGGAAGGCTGCCTTCGGAGCACGGTATGACAACCATGAAATCCTTTTCAGGCAGAACCCTGCCCACTATTTGAACGCGCCTGTTTTCAGCAAACATGCGAATCCTGTCCTTCTTTATCGCCTGTTTCATTGGGTCACCCACCAACGACGCAGCGGTGTCGTATTCCTCGGTCGGAAATCTTACCTTCCCGGCTGGGGCACCCAAAGCAATAAGTTTTTCCCTAACGGCTTCAGCACGTGCCTTAGCAACGCTTCCGGGATTAATCGTGTCAGTGTGAGCTTCGTAGAAACCGTAAAGTTCAACAAAAGCATCGGGAGTATTCGCAAGTCGGCGTGCAATAACTGAAAGCATTTTCTCATATCTTTTCTTTATGCTTGATGAGTTCTCGTCGAAGAAGACCATCGGAATAAGCGGTTCTTCCTCTTGATAAAGTTCGAGTCTCGATATAACGAGTTTATTTTGCGAAAGGTTAATTTTCCCCTTTGGTTTCATTATAGCGATGACCCTAGTGGAGGCTACATTGTCTTTTTCGTCTGTCTCCTGAACTCTCCCGGTTATTTTTGGTAATTCCTTGGCATCATTGTCTATAGCGATGAAAATCTCATATATACCGGGTTCGGTCGGTGTCCATGTCCACCCGAGCTCGAAAAGCTCTCCCGGGCTTATGTTGACCCTCTCTACAGGAGCTATTAGTGTCCATGTGCTATCCGGGCGCTGATAGTAAATTGCTACAGGAACTTTTCGTTCTACTATCTCACCGCGGTTCTCGAAAAGAGCAGTTATTTTAACCGAGTCGCCCACAAATACGGTTTCCGGCGTTACCTTTATTGAATCGGGAATTATGGCTAATTCCTCGATTGGCACCGGTGGGGGAGCTACCCACAGGTTAAATCCTGCCCGATGCGTGGTGAAGAACTCTCTTGCTATGTCAGTGCCCAGAGAATACGATATGGCGTAGTCAACCGACCATGCTGATTTTTTCCGCTTCTGCTTGTATCCGAATCCCGCAGTAAACTCGTGCCTGTTCCAGCCCGCGCGGATGAAAAGGTTTTTCCCGAATTGCTTTTCCACCCCTGCATGTATCTGAAGTCTTTTGTCCGAGGGGGCTTTATCATAGTATTCAACATCGAATGCAACCGTTATGGGTTTGGTGGTTAGCGCCATAGCGAATTTGCCTATAAGCGGGAGTTTATTTGCACCAGATTGAGATATCGATATGTCAGGTTTATTAATATTGCTGGCGACGAGACCTATAGTCATGAATTTGGCTGGTCTTATTAGCATCCCAGCATCAATGGAATGGTCTGCTGTAGAGGTTCGAACGGAAAAAACAGGGTCATTATCATCAAAATTCACAAAGTTTGAGCGGTTAAAACTGCTTCTTATTATGGCAGCATTAACCCCCACGGCGAAACATCTGCCCACAGCTGTGCCCACGAGCCTTTTCGAATAACCGAATGTTATCTTCCCCTGCGAATATATATCTGACAGATATTGTATATAAGATATGCCGAATGAACCGTATCGAAGCTTTCGGTCGAGCTTTAAC contains these protein-coding regions:
- a CDS encoding type IX secretion system membrane protein PorP/SprF, yielding MPKSTLVILIFALLSLSFSQVDITSPRGIGLGGAYSALANDGFSPIWNPANMDAFPDMALSLAYTAFYAGIHGDMIQEGALGTVLKLDRKLRYGSFGISYIQYLSDIYSQGKITFGYSKRLVGTAVGRCFAVGVNAAIIRSSFNRSNFVNFDDNDPVFSVRTSTADHSIDAGMLIRPAKFMTIGLVASNINKPDISISQSGANKLPLIGKFAMALTTKPITVAFDVEYYDKAPSDKRLQIHAGVEKQFGKNLFIRAGWNRHEFTAGFGYKQKRKKSAWSVDYAISYSLGTDIAREFFTTHRAGFNLWVAPPPVPIEELAIIPDSIKVTPETVFVGDSVKITALFENRGEIVERKVPVAIYYQRPDSTWTLIAPVERVNISPGELFELGWTWTPTEPGIYEIFIAIDNDAKELPKITGRVQETDEKDNVASTRVIAIMKPKGKINLSQNKLVISRLELYQEEEPLIPMVFFDENSSSIKKRYEKMLSVIARRLANTPDAFVELYGFYEAHTDTINPGSVAKARAEAVREKLIALGAPAGKVRFPTEEYDTAASLVGDPMKQAIKKDRIRMFAENRRVQIVGRVLPEKDFMVVIPCSEGSLPDDFSKLAAYVEAIKSMLENNDEIYIISEAYSRTKEGEDLAFERAATTAKWLRERLPNYLDERVLIHYRVDTSANPNEVRVFPSAEALVFRPVEANKVLENYEIAGERENLIKLDVEAGMGVDSFILDVINSRGNIVRHLARGKDKVPEKIVWDWRDDAGHLLDFKKKYFIRLRLWDKVGGYLLAKSDTLSIEVEELSRKIEGLVIIIFMFSTDKPRSKFLESRMEYIAKQLIHRAQGGRYKLIATVEGHTDSIGPEYDNLRISKLRAEREYNRLRRYMRFLLGLKSDAELDKWMRDHKLTLRAKGFGESKPYVIRIWNPAKKTTEPVLIGDNRFPEGRIANRRVLLHISTR